One Hypomesus transpacificus isolate Combined female unplaced genomic scaffold, fHypTra1 scaffold_146, whole genome shotgun sequence DNA window includes the following coding sequences:
- the LOC124488604 gene encoding E3 ubiquitin-protein ligase TRIM39-like, translated as MASCSSLMSEEQFLCSICLDVFTDPVTTSCGHNFCKACITKYWDNSDLCQCPMCKMTFDKRPDLYVNTFISEMASQFRKSEPLKATIIPDLRPTKSEVSCDYCTGTKLKALKSCLGCLASYCETHLEPHQRVAALKKHKLINPVENLEDRMCQKHDKLLELFCRKDQTCVCVTCMRIDHKTHGFITLEEAYEHRKFKLRQVMVEMKQMMEEGLRKVQEIKLSVETRKRDAEKEITDSVQVFTALVRSIERSQAELIVVLEEKQKAVEKQAEGLIKDLQQEITELKRRSTELEQLSHTEDHLHLLQSFPSLSTPPHTKDWSEISVHSGLSVAAVRRAVSQLEETLNKEMEKLSDTELKRIQQYAVDVILDPDTAHPRLILSEDGKQVSDGNIKQDLPGNPERFDHCSCVLGKQGFSSGRFYYEVQVEGKTKWDLGVVRESINRKGKITVSPEDGYWTVWLRNGDLYEANATPFLLLSLRRKPQKVGVFVDYEEGLVSFYDVEARSHIYSFTGCIFTKKLYPYFSPCVNDGGKNSAPLIITAVTHGQKAIQFTDFFKDYCKSLGSLQ; from the coding sequence ATGGCTTCCTGTAGCAGTCTTATGTCTGAAGAGCAGTTCCTGTGTTCTATCTGTCTGGATGTGTttactgatcctgtcaccaCTTCATGTGGACACAACTTCTGCAAGGCCTGTATCACCAAGTACTGGGACAACAGTGACCTGTGTCAATGTCCCATGTGTAAAATGACTTTTGATAAGAGACCAGATCTTTATGTCAATACTTTCATCTCTGAGATGGCTAGTCAGTTCAGGAAGTCAGAGCCACTGAAAGCTACCATCATTCCAGACCTGCGTCCTACTAAATCTGAAGTGTCATGtgactactgtacaggtaccaAGCTCAAGGCCCTGAAGTCCTGTCTGGGGTGTCTGGCCTCTTACTGTGAGACTCACCTGGAGCCTCATCAGAGAGTTGCAGCTTTGAAGAAACACAAACTGATCAATCCTGtggagaacctggaggacaggatgtGTCAGAAGCATGACAAACTGTTAGAACTCTTCTGTAGGAAAGACcaaacgtgtgtttgtgtcacctgCATGAGAATAGATCACAAGACCCATGGCTTTATAACTTTAGAAGAGGCATATGAACACAGGAAGTTCAAACTGAGACAGGTTATGGTTGAGATGAAGCAGATGATGGAAGAGGGATTAAGGAAGGTTCAGGAGATCAAACTCTCAGTAGAGACcagaaagagagatgcagagaaagagataaCGGACAGTGTTCAGGTCTTTACTGCTCTTGTGCGCTCCATTGAGAGAAGCCAGGCTGAGCTTATTGTGGTcttggaggagaagcagaaagcaGTAGAGAAACAGGCTGAAGGGTTGATTAAAGACCTGCAGCAGGAGATCACTGAGCTGAAGAGGAGAAGCactgagctggagcagctctcacacactgaggaccacctccacctgctccagagcTTCCCATCCCTgagcacccctccacacaccaagGACTGGTCAGAGATCAGTGTCCACAGTGGTCTGAGTGTGGCGGCAGTGAGGAGAGCTGTGTCTCAGCTGGAGGAGACACTcaataaagagatggagaagctgTCTGACACTGAACTGAAGAGGATTCAGCAGTATGCAGTGGATGTGATTCTGGACCCTGATACAGCACATCCCCGTCTGATCCTCTCTGAGGATGGGAAACAAGTGAGCGATGGAAACATAAAGCAGGATCTTCCTGGCAACCCAGAGAGGTTTGATCATTGTTCCTGTGTGCTGGGAAAGCAGGGCTTCTCCTCAGGGAGGTTCTACTATGAGGTGCAGGTTGAGGGGAAGACTAAGTGGGATCTGGGAGTGGTCAGAGAGTCCATCAACAGGAAGGGAAAGATCACAGTGAGTCCTGAGGATGGATACTGGACTGTATGGCTGAGGAATGGAGATTTGTACGAAGCTAATGCTACCCCATTTTTACTTCTCTCCCTGAGACGGAAGCCCCAGaaggtgggggtgtttgtggacTATGAGGAGGGTCTGGTCTCCTTTTATGATGTGGAGGCCAGGTCTCATATCTACTCTTTCACTGGTTGCATCTTCACTAAGAAACTATATCCATATTTCAGTCCCTGTGTGAATGATGGAGGTAAAAACTCTGCCCCTCTAATCATCACTGCAGTCACACACGGACAAAAAGCAATACAATTCACTGATTTTTTTAAAGACTATTGCAAGAGTTTAGGATCTCTACAGTGA